Part of the Candidatus Neomarinimicrobiota bacterium genome, CCCAGATCCTGTCCAGGGTTTTGAGGGCCAGTTCTGTCAAATCCTCTCTTTCCAATATCCGGCCTGCTTCCAGGATTCCCGCCGCCATCATCCCGTTCCAGTCCACATACAGTGTGGTGTCGATAAATGGCTCCGGGCGCTGCTCTCTCGCCTCTAACAACTTCCGGGAACCAGATTCAATAGCCGATTCAACGGTTTCGACCTCTTTGCCTAGTTCTTCGGCAATGTTCTCCGGAGATTTTCTGATCCACAATACGTTTTTCGCCGGATTCTCCTGCATGTCCCCCTGATTGCGGATGTCATAGTATTCCTTAATAATCGTCGCCGTCTCTTCATTCAGTACCGCATCAACTTCCTCCACCGTCCAAGTCCAGTAATCGCCATCGTCCTCCATGGAATAGTCCGCGTCCTGGCTGGCATAAAATACACCATGCCGGGTATCGGCACCTTTTTTCATGATATAATCCACAAGATTTTCTGCGACCTGGCGATAATACTCATCTTCAAACAATTGCGCCCCGTATGCATAGAGCCGTAGTAGTTCCGAGTTCACATACGACATCACCTCGAAGTGCGGCACATGCCACTCTTCGTCCACCGAATACCGATGAAATGCACCGCCCAGCTGGTCGTGAAATCCCCCGCGGGCCATGGAGGTCAGTGTATGCGTTACCAGATGCCGGATTTCCGATTCCCCGGAATTATTCCAGAAATGAATTGCCAACTCCAGTGCCGTGGTTCCGGGAAACTTTGGTTTGTTTCCGAATCCACCATGCTCGGAATCGTATCGCTCCCGGATATTGACAGCAAACGAGTCGAGCATCTGCGGCGAAAGTTCACCAGCTTTGAAGGATTCGGCCTCCTTGGAGAGATGCTCTCTAATTTTTGCGGCATTCTCCAGCGCCTCATCCTTGTTCTGCCGGTAATACTGTGCCACTTTCGGGAGCAATTCTTTCATCCCCGGACGGCCGTATTGGGATTCCGGTGGAAAATAAGTCCCCCCATAAAACACCTCACCTTCCGGCGTCAGAAAGGCCGTCAGCGGCCAGCCGCCTTGTCCGGAGAGTGCCTGCACCGCTTTCTGATACCGGCTGTCGATATCCGGCCGCTGGTCACGGTCGACTTTGATGGCGACAAAGTGCTCGTTAATAATCCCGGCGATTTCCTCTTCACTGTAGGATTCCCTATCGATCACGTGACACCAGTGACACCAAACGGCGCCGATATCCAACAGGATCGGTTTATCCTGCTCACGCGCTGCCTGAAACGCCTCTTCGCCCCACTGGTACCAATGAACCGGCTGATCGGCGGCTTCCCGTAGGTACGGGCTTGTGGCGTCT contains:
- a CDS encoding thioredoxin domain-containing protein encodes the protein MDQRTGKRTNRLADATSPYLREAADQPVHWYQWGEEAFQAAREQDKPILLDIGAVWCHWCHVIDRESYSEEEIAGIINEHFVAIKVDRDQRPDIDSRYQKAVQALSGQGGWPLTAFLTPEGEVFYGGTYFPPESQYGRPGMKELLPKVAQYYRQNKDEALENAAKIREHLSKEAESFKAGELSPQMLDSFAVNIRERYDSEHGGFGNKPKFPGTTALELAIHFWNNSGESEIRHLVTHTLTSMARGGFHDQLGGAFHRYSVDEEWHVPHFEVMSYVNSELLRLYAYGAQLFEDEYYRQVAENLVDYIMKKGADTRHGVFYASQDADYSMEDDGDYWTWTVEEVDAVLNEETATIIKEYYDIRNQGDMQENPAKNVLWIRKSPENIAEELGKEVETVESAIESGSRKLLEAREQRPEPFIDTTLYVDWNGMMAAGILEAGRILEREDLTELALKTLDRIWEEGWHRERGLVHRLGDTPGEDWGLLGDQVFYAKASLLAYELTGETGYLERAQQCLDYALEHLWNEEAGGFYDTATGNGDTLGFLDIRSQPIQDSPTPAENSIAALALQRYYLLSDNVHYHEKAEVTLKRFAESASRYGTFASTFGLAVSQVIREPLHILVIGDGESELWETAKREKYPLEVLQRVSDAEENEYIPEVAASAVRNLDSGKPVALICTATSCTAPISDVEEFRERLDEARSGG